DNA sequence from the Paenibacillus azoreducens genome:
TGCAATTCATGGACGGCGAGATCAAAGGCTACGACAATCCTAAATTTAAAGAATTGTATGAAAAAGGTTTGGCTACGTCCGATATCGAGCAGCGGAAACAAGTCTACAAGGAAATCTTTCAGCTCTTAAACGATGAACTTCCGATTATCTTTACCAACTATAAGAAAACCGTCTATGGCTATAATGGACGGATCGATAACCTGAGCGTTAGTCCGTTTGTCGGTTTGGCCAACAGTCTTCCGGACTGGTCGCTGAAGCCGGCGCAATAATCCGTCACATTGATTACGTCCCTCGCTTCCGAAGCGGCTTTGGCTTCGGACGGGGGACAATGCGATTAGGAGGAAAATGATGAGCGCTTATTTGACAAAACGGATCAGTTATATGCTGATTATCCTGCTCGCCGCATCCCTGCTGATTTTTAGTTTGTATGCGCTGACGCCAGGGGACTTCATCAGCAACAATATAAAGCTAAGTCCCGAGCGCAAAGCCGAACTGCGAGAAATTTACGGATTGAACAAGCCGGTGCTCGAGCGGTATGGCATCTGGATGAAAAATGCGCTGCACGGGGATTTTGGTTTTTCTCTCGCCCAACAAAAGCCGGTATTGACGCTTTTTAACGAATATATCTGGAACTCCTTTCTGCTCGCGATCGTTTCAACCTTTTTGACCTGGTTTGTTGCCGTCATCATAGGGGTTGTGTCTGCTTACAAGCAATATTCCTGGTTTGACACGGTTGTGATGATTTTGATTTTTGCGGCGATGTCCTTGCCATCGTTTTTTATCGGTTTATTTCTTATCAAAATATGCGCGGTCGATCTGAAATGGCTGCCGCCCGGAGGCATGCTGACTACCGGCAGCAACGCGACGGGCTGGGCCTACATTAAAGAAGTCATCAGCCACATGACCCTTCCGGTTGTCGTGATGACCTTGCTTGGCATCGGTTCGCTGACCCGTTACTTCCGCAGCAACATGATCGATGTCATCAAACAGGATTACATCCGCACGGCGCGGGCCAAAGGCCTGAAGGAAAGCAAAGTCCTGTTCAGACATGCTCTGCGCAATGCGCTGCTGCCGGCGATTACGCTGGTTGGCTTTGAGCTGCCGGCTTTGTTCGGCGGTTCGCTGATCATCGAGAAAATTTTCAACTGGCCGGGTATCGGGCAGCTGTACATACAATCCTTCGGCCTGCGGGATTATCCGCTGCTGATGGGCTTTACCATGATGCTTGCCATACTGACGGTCATTGGAACGCTTTTATCAGACGTGCTGTATCATATCGCCGACCCGCGCGTCCGGCTGCACTAGAAGGGGGGAAATATTTCATGTCACTGAACAGCACACCGCTGCCCGGGGCGATCGGGGCCGGAACCGCCGCCGCGAAATCCTCATCCCTTTTCCGGCAGTCGATGCGCAGGCTGCTTAAGAACAAGCTTGCGATTACGGGGTTGGTGGTCGTTATCATGATGTTTTTGGCTTGTTTTATCGGGCCATTTTTCTCGCCGTACACAGATAATAAAGTGAACATGGCGATGATGAACAAAGCGCCAAGCCTTAAACACTGGCTTGGAACGGATGCCCTTGGGAGAGACGTGCTTACCCGCGTGCTTCAGGCAGGCCGTATCTCTTTGACAGTCGGGCTCGCGTCGATGGTGCTTTCCGTATTTATCGGATCGCTCCTTGGGGCTATTGCCGGTTATTACAGAGGCATTGTCGATCAAATCATTATGCGGATTGCGGATTTGCTGCTGACTATTCCCGGTCTGCCGATCCTTTTTATCTTTGGCGCTTTATTGTCCGAATGGAAGGTGCCGTCGGAATACCGGATGTACATCGTC
Encoded proteins:
- the opp4C gene encoding oligopeptide ABC transporter permease, which codes for MSLNSTPLPGAIGAGTAAAKSSSLFRQSMRRLLKNKLAITGLVVVIMMFLACFIGPFFSPYTDNKVNMAMMNKAPSLKHWLGTDALGRDVLTRVLQAGRISLTVGLASMVLSVFIGSLLGAIAGYYRGIVDQIIMRIADLLLTIPGLPILFIFGALLSEWKVPSEYRMYIVMFMLGFVNWPGLARMIRGQMLSLREREFMQAAIVLGLRDSRKLFHHLLPNIVPLLIVIATLNIGGSILSESVLSFFGLGVMAPTPTWGNMIDAANNLIDFQERPWLWIPPGFSIFATVIAINIFGDGLRDVLDPKQKR
- a CDS encoding ABC transporter permease, whose product is MSAYLTKRISYMLIILLAASLLIFSLYALTPGDFISNNIKLSPERKAELREIYGLNKPVLERYGIWMKNALHGDFGFSLAQQKPVLTLFNEYIWNSFLLAIVSTFLTWFVAVIIGVVSAYKQYSWFDTVVMILIFAAMSLPSFFIGLFLIKICAVDLKWLPPGGMLTTGSNATGWAYIKEVISHMTLPVVVMTLLGIGSLTRYFRSNMIDVIKQDYIRTARAKGLKESKVLFRHALRNALLPAITLVGFELPALFGGSLIIEKIFNWPGIGQLYIQSFGLRDYPLLMGFTMMLAILTVIGTLLSDVLYHIADPRVRLH